The Rubidibacter lacunae KORDI 51-2 DNA segment CAGCCGAGCGCGCCATGCAACCAACCGACCCCGATCGCTTTAGCGATCGCGCCTGGGAAGCGATTGTTGATTCGCAGGAGATCGCCCGTCGCTACCACCATCAAAACCTCGAAGTCGAACACGTTGCGCTATCGCTGCTCGCTCGGGAAGGCTCGGTATGTCGCGTGCTCGAGGCACGCAATGCGGATGTGGCGGAGCTGAAGCGGCAACTCGAAACCTTTGCCAATCGACAGCCGCCGTCGGCGCGTACCGAACAACTTTACCTCGGGCGCGGTTTGGATGCCTTGCTCGATCGCGCCGAAGCTTCACGCGAGAGCTGGCAAGACGAAACGATTTCGGTGGAACACCTTTTCTTGGGGTTCGCCGAGGACGAACGCATCGGCCGGCGCTTGCTGCGCGGGTTCCGCCTCGACCCGCAGGACATCGAGGCAACGATCAAGGCTTTTCGCAATGCTCGCGAGGAAGTCCGCCAACAGGAAGAGGCTGCTGCCGGTAGCGGCGAGCGCGCAGCTGGGCGCTCGAGCAAGCGCGGCGCACCACCGGAAGCGGACCCGCTCGAACGCTTCGGGCGCGATCTGACCGCTGCGGCCCGCGAAGGCAAACTCGACCCGGTCATCGGTCGCGACGTGGAGATTCGGCGCACGATTCAGGTGCTGTCGCGGCGCTCGAAGAACAATCCCGTTCTCATTGGCGAGCCGGGTGTAGGCAAAACGGCGATCGCAGAGGGGTTGGCGCAGCGGATCGTGAACGGGGACGTACCGGAGTCGTTGAAGGACCGCCGTCTGATCGGCTTGGATATGGGCAGTCTGATCGCTGGGGCAAAGTATCGCGGCGAGTTTGAAGACCGTTTGCGCGGCGTGCTGCACGCCGTAACTCATTCGGACGGTCAAATCGTACTCTTTATCGACGAATTACAAACCGTGGTCGGCGCGGGCAATGCCCAAGGCACGATGGACGCCAGCAATATCCTCAAGCCGATGTTGGCACGCGGCGAACTTCGCTGCATCGGCGCGACCACGCTGGACGAATACCGCAAACATATTGAGAAAGATCCGGCTCTAGAACGCCGGTTTCAGCAGGTTTACATCAAGCAGCCGAGCGTGGAAGATGCGATTTCGATCCTACGCGGGCTCAAAGAACGCTATGAAGTTCACCACGGTGTCAAGATTACCGATTCGGCTCTTGTCGCCGCCGCCACGCTGTCCGATCGCTACATCACCGAGCGCTTCTTACCGGACAAAGCGATCGACCTCGTGGATGAGGCGGCGGCACAACTGAAGATGGAGATCACCTCCAAGCCCACCGAACTCGAGACAATCGACCGCCGCATCTTGCAACTACAGATGGAGATGCTGTCAATTAAGGGCGAAGCTGCCCGCACTGATGCGAGTTCGACCTTCTCGGCGCGGGAGCGATCGGAGCGTATCGAAGAAGAGATTGCCACATTGCAGGAACGGCAACAGGAACTTTCATCGCGCTGGCAGCACGAGAAGCAACTGATCGACGACATCAACGCCCTCAAAGAAGAGGAAGACCGCTTGCGCGTGCAGGTCGAACAAGCGGAGCGTGCTTACGACCTCGACACGGCTGCGGAGTTGAAGTACGGCCGCCTCGGCACGCTGCAGGAGGATCGCCAAGCCAAAGAGCAGCAACTACGGGACCTGCAAACCCAAGGTCGAGCGCTGCTGCGCGAAGAAGTAACAGAAGCCGACGTCGCCGACGTCGTCGCGAATTGGACGAACATTCCGGTCGCGCGCTTGATGGCCTCGGAGCGGCAGAAACTCCTCGAACTCGAAGGGCATTTGCACCAGCGCGTGATCGGTCAATCCGAAGCCGTTTCGGCAGTGTCCGCAGCGATCCGTCGCGCTCGCGCGGGGATGAAAGATCCCGGCCGTCCCATCGGCTCGTTTTTGTTCATGGGTCCGACTGGCGTCGGGAAAACCGAGCTGGCACGAGCGATCGCGCAATTTCTCTTTGACAGCGAAGAAGCGATGGTGCGCATCGATATGTCCGAGTACATGGAAAAGCACGCGGTATCGCGCTTGGTCGGTGCACCCCCGGGGTACGTCGGCTACGAAGAAGGCGGACAGCTTTCAGAGCAGGTTCGCCGCCGACCTTACTCGGTCGTGTTGCTCGATGAAGTAGAAAAAGCCCATCCGGACGTGTTCAATGTCCTTTTGCAGGTGCTCGATGACGGACG contains these protein-coding regions:
- the clpB gene encoding ATP-dependent chaperone ClpB — protein: MQPTDPDRFSDRAWEAIVDSQEIARRYHHQNLEVEHVALSLLAREGSVCRVLEARNADVAELKRQLETFANRQPPSARTEQLYLGRGLDALLDRAEASRESWQDETISVEHLFLGFAEDERIGRRLLRGFRLDPQDIEATIKAFRNAREEVRQQEEAAAGSGERAAGRSSKRGAPPEADPLERFGRDLTAAAREGKLDPVIGRDVEIRRTIQVLSRRSKNNPVLIGEPGVGKTAIAEGLAQRIVNGDVPESLKDRRLIGLDMGSLIAGAKYRGEFEDRLRGVLHAVTHSDGQIVLFIDELQTVVGAGNAQGTMDASNILKPMLARGELRCIGATTLDEYRKHIEKDPALERRFQQVYIKQPSVEDAISILRGLKERYEVHHGVKITDSALVAAATLSDRYITERFLPDKAIDLVDEAAAQLKMEITSKPTELETIDRRILQLQMEMLSIKGEAARTDASSTFSARERSERIEEEIATLQERQQELSSRWQHEKQLIDDINALKEEEDRLRVQVEQAERAYDLDTAAELKYGRLGTLQEDRQAKEQQLRDLQTQGRALLREEVTEADVADVVANWTNIPVARLMASERQKLLELEGHLHQRVIGQSEAVSAVSAAIRRARAGMKDPGRPIGSFLFMGPTGVGKTELARAIAQFLFDSEEAMVRIDMSEYMEKHAVSRLVGAPPGYVGYEEGGQLSEQVRRRPYSVVLLDEVEKAHPDVFNVLLQVLDDGRITDSQGRTIDFRNTIVVMTSNIGGREVLKVGDRDDSNGSENELEDSDRDADPDANYEEMRKRVLQALRKHFRPEFLNRIDDLIIFHALRRAELRRIVDIQLQRIQKLLSDQKIAIELGDAAKDFIVAAGYDPIYGARPLKRAIQRELENPIATKILEGAFAEGDRIVVDCTDSQLLFGKQDTAIASTAGVAPEDGIVPPEDDASPEDEEPTDAAADASATRDPQAV